In Geotalea uraniireducens, the genomic window ACAAAAAAGCGCAGGCCCCCGTCGGGTGCAGCAGCCGGCAACATGCCACTCAATACTTTTGATCCGCGTAATCGACCCACCCCCCCGCGAGGACCAGCGCCTTGTCGAAGGGAGAAACATCAAAAGCAAACTGCTCTTCCTGCCCCCCGCCCCGCACTGTTATCTGCTGCCGCTCTATATCGATGGCAATGATGGTATCGGGAAAGGCGGCGTACTTCATCAGCGTGTCAATCTGCTCTGCAGGCAGCTCGATGGCGGCCATCCCGCAATTGAACATGTTCTGGCGGAAAATGCGGGCAAACGACTCGGCGATGACAGCGGTAATGTCATTGACCTCGAATACCCAGGGGGCATGTTCGCGAGAAGAACCGCAGCCGAAGTTCCCCCGGGAAACAATAACCCGGGCAGTCAGGGTCTTCTCACCCTTCGGATCAAATCCCGGCAACTTGAGATCTTCCAGGATGTACGGTTTCAGATCTTCCTTGGTAATTTCGGTCAGATATTTGGCCGGAATTATTTCATCGGTATTGATATCTGAGCGGTCGAGACAAAGAATGGGTCCGCCGAAAGATTTCATCGTCAACTCCTCGTGTAAAGATGGTAAAGCGGCGTCTGCGGCCGCTTGCTACTGGATCACAGATATTTGCGCGGATCGGCGATCACACCCTCAAGGGCAGTGGCAGCGCTTGTTGCCGGCGACATCAGGTGAACCATCCCCCCTTTGCCCATTCGGCCCATGAAATTGCGGTTTGTCGTCGAAGCGCACACCTCTCCCTCCGCCAAAACCCCGTTGCTCATCCCGAGGCAAGCGCCGCAGGTGGGGTTCGTGACGCAGAAACCGGCTTCCATGAAAATATCGATAATTCCCTCTGCCAGGGCATCACGGTAAATCT contains:
- a CDS encoding 3-isopropylmalate dehydratase small subunit, which produces MKSFGGPILCLDRSDINTDEIIPAKYLTEITKEDLKPYILEDLKLPGFDPKGEKTLTARVIVSRGNFGCGSSREHAPWVFEVNDITAVIAESFARIFRQNMFNCGMAAIELPAEQIDTLMKYAAFPDTIIAIDIERQQITVRGGGQEEQFAFDVSPFDKALVLAGGWVDYADQKY